The sequence AGCCATTTTTTGATTTTTTGCGAGTCCATCAACATTCAAACATTAAAACTATTAAATTTTTGCCGGGCATTTTTCAAAAAGCGACGTGCCGAAGAATATCAAGTATCATAAATGAGGGTACTTATCATGACCATTCATAAACTAGCCAGGCTCATTTTCAACCTCCTGATTATTTCCTTTCTTTATTCATGTGCTGGCAAAAATCCACATACTACTAATTCAATGGAAGAAAATTCCAATCCGTATATGTCTGTCTGGAGACTTATCTCAGCGGCAGATGGTGACAGATGCGCCATGACGCCTTCGTGTTCGGCCTATGCTGCTGAAAGCATAAGAAACTACGGTTTTTTCGAGGGTTATCTCATGACCTGCGACAGGCTCATCAGATGCGGCAGGGATGAGCTTAATCATTCTCAAATAATCAAAACAGGTGATGATCACCTTTGTCTGGATCCTCCAAATGAAAACAAGATTCGGTAGTTTTTTAATTTTTTTGTTTCTGGTATTTCCCCTTAGTTCCTGGGCAAATGCCGGCACAACAGTAACTCTTGATGCTGACAGGCTTTATTCTTACGCTGTCAAATCTTATAAAAGCGGGGATTTCTCAGAATCAGCATCAGCTTTTCATTCATTTTTCAGCTTTTTTTCAGATGATGAAAGGGCCGGTGAAGCGCTTGTCCTCCGAGGATTCAGTCTGTTTGCCATGAAAAGATATCCCGAAGCTTCAGTATCTTTTCAAAAAGCTTTTGCTACACCTTTATATGGCGAAAAAGTTAGAAATACTTCTGGGCTCATGATTGCCTCATGTCAAGAAGCATCCGGGGACAGGTCTTCTGCCATTGCATTTATGGAGAATTGGTCTTCTTCTGTTCCGGATAATGATAAATTCAAAGCAAGAATCAAGTATGAAACAGCTTGGCTTTACCTTTCAAACGATGACAGACAGACAGCTGAAAAAAGATTTTCTGAAATCAGATCGTCATTTGATTTCAAAATTAGTGAACTTCAGGATGAACTGGAGAAGGTCCCTTCGTTTGAAAAAAATCCGACTTTGGCTGGCTGCCTTGCTGTTATTCCAGGCGGCGGTTTTGCCTATCTTGGCAGATATTCAGACGCGTTTGCGGCGCTTATCGTTGATTCAGCTCTTGGCGTCGCGGCCTGGGAATGTTTTGACAAAGATATTCCTGCACTTGGAGGAATAATTTCCTTTGTCGGAGTTGGTTTTTACCTTGGCGGAGTTTATGGCAGCGTTTCAGCGGCACAGAAAATGAACAGAAAGAACAGGGCTTCATTTTACGAATCCATGAAAACAAGGCTGTATGTTAAAGATAATGGAATAGGCGCCGGGTTTTCTGTAGAATTTTGAACGGTTTATTTCATGGATTTGCAAGAATTTCATATAGTTCCAATTTTTAATAAGGTCGCAATAAGTCCGATTACCGTCATTCCGGTGGGGCCTGTCCCGGTGAAAACCGGGAGCTGGAATTCAGATGTACATAAAAATACAAAGATGCCGGATCAAGGCAGTTATGACGCTGAAGCTTTTTTCTGGCTTTTTAAGAGAGCATCATATCATTAATACAATTAATGATCCTTTGAAATAGAAATGAAATTAGCCAAATTTCAATCACTGCGCTTTACAAAATGCGAGAGGATATTGTGCTTCGAAAACAGTGCCTTCTGGCTCTGACGTTGAAAAAGATATGCTTCCTTTAAGGTATTTATCAGTGAGATATTTCATGCTGTAAGTACCAAGACCTCTTCCAGTACCTTTTGTGGAGAAAGATCTTTTAAAAACCTGAAGTCTTATGTTTTCAGGCATGTAGGTATTGTTGTGAATCCAGAAAAAAATGCTCTCATCATCCTTTCTGCATCCCATGGTTATTGTTTCTCCAGGCACAGAGGCTTCAATTGCGTTTTTAATCATATT is a genomic window of Desulforegula conservatrix Mb1Pa containing:
- the yidD gene encoding membrane protein insertion efficiency factor YidD gives rise to the protein MTIHKLARLIFNLLIISFLYSCAGKNPHTTNSMEENSNPYMSVWRLISAADGDRCAMTPSCSAYAAESIRNYGFFEGYLMTCDRLIRCGRDELNHSQIIKTGDDHLCLDPPNENKIR
- a CDS encoding tol-pal system YbgF family protein; the protein is MKTRFGSFLIFLFLVFPLSSWANAGTTVTLDADRLYSYAVKSYKSGDFSESASAFHSFFSFFSDDERAGEALVLRGFSLFAMKRYPEASVSFQKAFATPLYGEKVRNTSGLMIASCQEASGDRSSAIAFMENWSSSVPDNDKFKARIKYETAWLYLSNDDRQTAEKRFSEIRSSFDFKISELQDELEKVPSFEKNPTLAGCLAVIPGGGFAYLGRYSDAFAALIVDSALGVAAWECFDKDIPALGGIISFVGVGFYLGGVYGSVSAAQKMNRKNRASFYESMKTRLYVKDNGIGAGFSVEF